The following coding sequences lie in one Scatophagus argus isolate fScaArg1 chromosome 9, fScaArg1.pri, whole genome shotgun sequence genomic window:
- the LOC124065436 gene encoding transmembrane protein 74, with protein MASPELLPADGGGKQPDHPDVLDRVASALHIRKSGESTGGVLPGEGFCNQARSCHGRCHSAPRTAPRKAGAEVKLGHLGEEKVRVCCDEELETSFTYIDENVNLRLASPETSCKSTHRPMRNCEPCSETLPELSFMSEDDLSFGEGSGTSIDYGFISAVTFLVTGISLVIISYAVPRNVQVDRDSVSAREMERLEMESARIGAHLDRCVIAGLCLLTLGGVVLSTLLMISMWKGEMYRRKVIAYSKRSAKQYGSISLKTRSSPSHSSVHLSLDEEIEESLT; from the coding sequence ATGGCTTCTCCAGAGTTGCTTCCCGCAGATGGGGGAGGCAAACAGCCCGATCATCCCGACGTCCTTGACCGGGTTGCCAGCGCGCTGCATATCCGCAAATCAGGCGAATCAACAGGAGGAGTCCTCCCCGGGGAGGGCTTCTGTAACCAGGCACGCAGCTGCCATGGCCGGTGTCATTCAGCACCAAGGACGGCGCCGCGCAAGGCAGGCGCGGAGGTTAAACTCGGTCACCTCGGGGAGGAGAAAGTCCGGGTGTGCTGCGACGAGGAATTAGAGACTTCTTTCACATATATTGATGAGAATGTCAACTTGCGACTGGCCAGCCCGGAGACTAGTTGTAAAAGTACTCACAGACCCATGCGTAACTGCGAGCCTTGCTCCGAGACTTTACCGGAGCTTTCCTTCATGTCTGAGGATGATCTCTCCTTCGGGGAGGGCTCTGGCACGTCTATAGACTACGGGTTTATCAGTGCAGTCACGTTCTTAGTGACTGGGATCTCTTTGGTGATCATCTCCTACGCCGTGCCTCGGAACGTGCAGGTGGACCGCGACAGCGTGTCGGCGAGGGAGATGGAGCGTCTGGAGATGGAGAGCGCCCGGATAGGTGCCCATCTGGATCGGTGCGTCATAGCGGGACTGTGCCTGCTGACGCTGGGCGGCGTGGTGCTCTCCACGCTGCTGATGATCTCCATGTGGAAGGGGGAGATGTACAGGAGAAAGGTCATCGCTTATTCCAAGCGTTCAGCCAAACAGTATGGCTCCATCAGCTTGAAAACTAGATCCAGTCCCAGCCACTCTTCTGTGCACTTGTCCCTGGACGAGGAAATAGAGGAATCCTTGACTTAA
- the trhra gene encoding thyrotropin-releasing hormone receptor, translating into MENLTMDNMTVENDTSVQDNQTLGVWTDYTVEYKVVSVFLVSLICGVGIVGNVMVILVVLTTKHMRTPTNCYLVSLAAADLMVLTAAGLPNITDALYGQWVFGYAGCLGITYFQYLGINASSCSITAFTVERYIAICHPIKAQFLCTLSRAKKIIMLVWALTSAYCVMWLFLSDTKKLAYENVVLLSCAYKVSRSHYLPIYFTDFAVFYVLPLMLATVLYGLIARILFLNPLPSDPKDSAKKWKKETTQGGRMISTSSSSSTTAASRRQVTKMLAVVVILFALLWMPYRTLVVVNSFLDKAYLDTWFLLFCRLCIYLNSAINPVIYNAMSQKFRAAFKKLCHCGPQRTEKPASYSVALTYSVIKETSNGESPDHFTTEMDDEITTPTDQYIPTSILPRAEKMPFEEPSLSGSDVKA; encoded by the exons atGGAAAACCTCACCATGGATAACATGACTGTGGAGAATGACACGTCGGTGCAGGACAATCAAACCCTGGGTGTTTGGACTGACTACACAGTTGAATACAAAGTGGTCAGCGTGTTTTTGGTGTCCCTCATATGTGGAGTGGGGATCGTGGGGAATGTGATGGTCATACTTGTGGTCCTGACCACCAAACACATGCGGACTCCCACTAACTGTTACCTGGTGAGTCTGGCCGCGGCTGACCTGATGGTGCTGACGGCCGCCGGGCTGCCAAACATCACCGACGCCCTGTATGGACAGTGGGTGTTCGGCTACGCGGGCTGCCTGGGGATCACTTACTTCCAGTACCTGGGAATAAATGCGTCCTCCTGCTCCATCACCGCCTTCACCGTAGAGCGCTACATCGCCATCTGCCACCCCATCAAAGCGCAATTCCTGTGCACTTTATCCAGGGCAAAGAAAATCATCATGCTGGTCTGGGCGCTCACCTCTGCCTACTGCGTCATGTGGCTCTTTCTGTCAGACACCAAGAAGTTGGCATATGAAAACGTGGTGCTGCTCAGCTGCGCCTACAAAGTGTCCAGGAGTCACTACCTGCCCATTTACTTTACTGATTTCGCGGTGTTTTACGTGTTGCCTCTGATGCTGGCCACCGTGCTGTACGGGCTGATCGCCCGGATACTTTTTCTCAACCCACTGCCTTCAGATCCCAAAGACAGCGCCAAGAAGTGGAAGAAGGAGACGACTCAGGGAGGAAGGATGATCAGCACCAGTTCCTCCAGCAGCACCACGGCCGCCTCCCGCAGACAG GTGACAAAGATGTTGGCTGTGGTGGTGATCCTCTTTGCCTTACTTTGGATGCCCTACCGGACCTTAGTGGTGGTGAACTCTTTCCTTGACAAGGCCTACCTGGACACCTGGTTCCTGCTCTTCTGCCGTCTCTGCATCTACCTAAACAGCGCCATCAACCCGGTCATCTACAACGCCATGTCCCAGAAGTTCCGCGCTGCTTTCAAGAAGCTGTGTCACTGCGGCCCACAGCGCACGGAGAAACCAGCTTCTTACAGTGTGGCGCTAACCTACAGTGTCATCAAGGAGACGTCCAATGGGGAAAGTCCTGACCACTTCACTACAGAAATGGATGATGAGATAACCACTCCGACAGATCAGTACATACCCACTAGCATCCTGCCCAGAGCCGAGAAGATGCCGTTTGAAGAGCCTTCTCTGTCTGGCAGTGATGTCAAAGCCTGA